One genomic segment of Stenotrophomonas sp. 704A1 includes these proteins:
- the nuoF gene encoding NADH-quinone oxidoreductase subunit NuoF, whose amino-acid sequence MAHHHAPKGPVGPAPLPHQVVYTTLHYDTPWSYENYLKTGGYAALRKILEEKIPPEQVIEMVKQSNLRGRGGAGFPTGLKWSFMPKGNMQKYILCNSDESEPGTCKDRDILRYNPHSVVEGMAIACYATGSTVGYNYLRGEFHHEPFEHFEQALADAYANGWLGKNILGSGVDIDIYGALGAGAYICGEETALMESLEGKKGQPRYKPPFPANFGLYGKPSTINNTETYASVPAIIRNGPEWFQSLSLTKNGGPKIFSVSGCVQKGGNFEVPLGTTFDELLEMAGGLKPGRTLKGAVPGGVSMPVLKAEELKGLQMDYDTLRALGTGLGSGAIVVLDDSVCCVKFACRISQFFHKESCGQCTPCREGTGWMHRVLERIVAGKATMEDLHQLKAVAGQIEGHTICAFGEAAAWPIQGFLRQFWDEFEYYIVNGHSMVDGKKVEAAAA is encoded by the coding sequence ATGGCACATCATCACGCACCCAAGGGTCCGGTCGGTCCTGCGCCGTTGCCGCACCAGGTGGTCTACACCACCCTGCACTACGACACCCCGTGGTCGTACGAGAACTACCTGAAGACCGGTGGTTACGCTGCCCTGCGCAAGATCCTCGAAGAGAAGATCCCGCCGGAGCAGGTCATCGAGATGGTCAAGCAGTCGAACCTGCGCGGCCGCGGCGGCGCGGGTTTCCCGACCGGCCTGAAGTGGTCCTTCATGCCCAAGGGCAACATGCAGAAGTACATCCTCTGCAACTCGGATGAATCCGAGCCGGGCACCTGCAAGGATCGCGACATCCTGCGCTACAACCCGCATTCGGTGGTGGAGGGCATGGCGATCGCCTGCTACGCCACCGGTTCGACTGTGGGCTACAACTACCTGCGCGGCGAGTTCCACCATGAGCCGTTCGAGCACTTCGAGCAGGCCCTGGCCGACGCATACGCCAACGGCTGGCTGGGCAAGAACATCCTCGGCAGTGGCGTGGACATCGACATCTACGGTGCGCTGGGCGCCGGCGCCTACATCTGCGGCGAAGAGACCGCGCTGATGGAATCGCTGGAAGGCAAGAAGGGCCAGCCGCGCTACAAGCCGCCGTTCCCGGCCAACTTCGGCCTGTACGGCAAGCCGTCGACGATCAACAACACCGAGACCTATGCCTCGGTGCCGGCGATCATCCGCAATGGTCCGGAGTGGTTCCAGAGCCTGAGCCTGACCAAGAACGGCGGCCCGAAGATCTTCTCGGTCTCCGGCTGCGTGCAGAAGGGTGGCAATTTCGAAGTGCCGCTGGGCACCACCTTCGACGAGCTGCTGGAAATGGCCGGCGGCCTCAAGCCGGGCCGCACGCTGAAGGGCGCGGTCCCGGGCGGCGTGTCGATGCCGGTGCTGAAGGCCGAAGAGCTGAAGGGCCTGCAGATGGACTATGACACCCTGCGTGCCCTCGGCACCGGCCTGGGGTCGGGGGCCATCGTGGTGCTGGACGACAGCGTCTGCTGCGTCAAGTTCGCCTGCCGCATCAGCCAGTTCTTCCACAAGGAATCCTGTGGCCAGTGCACCCCGTGCCGTGAAGGCACCGGCTGGATGCACCGGGTGCTGGAGCGCATCGTCGCCGGCAAGGCCACGATGGAAGACCTGCACCAGTTGAAGGCCGTGGCCGGCCAGATCGAAGGCCACACCATCTGTGCGTTCGGCGAAGCGGCGGCATGGCCCATCCAGGGTTTCCTGCGCCAGTTCTGGGACGAATTCGAGTACTACATCGTCAACGGTCATTCGATGGTTGACGGCAAGAAGGTGGAGGCAGCCGCTGCATGA
- the tpiA gene encoding triose-phosphate isomerase, whose product MRRKIVAGNWKLHGSRQFANELLGQVAAGLPLEGVDVVILPPLPYLGELVEDFGGTGLAFGAQDVSSNEKGAYTGEVCAAMLVEVGARYGLVGHSERRQYHHESSELVARKFAAALHAGLVPVLCVGETLEQREAGQTEAVIAGQLAPVLALVGAEGFATAVVAYEPVWAIGTGRTASKEQAQQVHAFIRGEVARIDARIADSLPILYGGSVKPDNAGELFAQPDVDGGLVGGASLVAADFLAIARAAANT is encoded by the coding sequence ATGCGCCGCAAGATCGTCGCCGGAAACTGGAAGCTGCATGGCAGCCGTCAATTCGCCAATGAACTGCTGGGGCAGGTGGCCGCCGGGCTGCCGCTGGAGGGGGTGGACGTGGTGATCCTGCCGCCGCTGCCGTACCTGGGGGAGCTGGTCGAGGACTTCGGCGGGACCGGCCTGGCCTTTGGCGCGCAGGACGTGAGCAGCAACGAGAAGGGGGCCTACACCGGCGAGGTCTGCGCGGCCATGCTGGTCGAGGTCGGCGCCCGTTATGGCCTGGTCGGCCACTCCGAGCGCCGCCAGTACCACCATGAAAGCAGCGAACTGGTCGCGCGCAAGTTCGCCGCCGCCCTGCACGCGGGCCTGGTGCCGGTACTGTGCGTCGGGGAAACCCTGGAACAGCGCGAAGCCGGGCAGACCGAGGCGGTGATCGCCGGCCAGCTGGCGCCGGTACTGGCGTTGGTCGGGGCCGAGGGCTTCGCCACGGCCGTGGTGGCCTACGAGCCGGTGTGGGCGATCGGCACTGGCCGCACCGCGAGCAAGGAGCAGGCCCAGCAGGTGCATGCGTTCATCCGTGGCGAAGTCGCGCGCATCGATGCTAGAATTGCTGATTCACTGCCCATTCTCTATGGCGGTAGCGTGAAGCCCGACAATGCCGGGGAACTGTTCGCGCAGCCGGATGTCGATGGTGGGCTGGTTGGTGGTGCCTCGCTGGTGGCTGCCGACTTCCTGGCCATCGCACGGGCGGCGGCAAACACTTAG
- a CDS encoding NADH-quinone oxidoreductase subunit A: MLAEYLPSLLFLIVATGIGITLMLVGRFLGPRRPDLEKLSPYECGFEAFEDARMKFDVRYYLIAIQFIVFDLEIIFIVPWTQVFMELGARSLVTMGLFVGMLFLGFIYVWKKGALEWE; this comes from the coding sequence GTGCTGGCCGAATATTTGCCGTCTCTGCTGTTTCTGATCGTTGCCACCGGTATCGGCATTACGCTGATGCTGGTTGGTCGATTCCTCGGTCCCCGCCGCCCCGATCTGGAAAAGCTGTCGCCGTACGAATGCGGCTTCGAGGCTTTCGAAGACGCACGTATGAAGTTCGACGTGCGCTACTACCTGATCGCGATCCAGTTCATCGTCTTCGACCTGGAAATCATCTTCATCGTGCCGTGGACCCAGGTCTTCATGGAGCTGGGCGCGCGTTCGCTCGTCACCATGGGCCTGTTCGTCGGCATGCTGTTCCTCGGTTTCATTTACGTCTGGAAGAAGGGAGCGCTGGAATGGGAGTGA
- a CDS encoding DUF3413 domain-containing protein, with translation MDAAFLDAPTYVASGPARRWRRLAWWSLFIAANALLAALIALGNVPLRDNPGGALGLAYLAVALPGHLLAFGALAGLLPLAIGLWPRSARALSISAVVCQGLWLCLLLVDAKVFALYRFHLNAMVANMVFGGALHDQVSLSWKTWLQAVAMVSAIFAAEGLLAWACWKLLPTAPQRRRVLQAWAVVALLMGGGQVATAYYDALGERAVISQWNYLPWAQPITAKSAMRRIGVVSQQQAGLPDPRHAQLNYPLQPLRCQSGTRPNVLMVVLESLRHDVLTPQFMPNTSALAQTSRVYAHHFSTGNATRYGLFGLLYGLPGGYWPSMLDEQRGSQLFKVLQQQGYDLHLYGSAPLYSPEFDRTAFADVRDQLHQGPPALGSDGRDRAIVEALQKDIGSSQAAQRPWFGFVFLDSTHAPYHMPDGYPPTATPMASDIDFLKFGPEHDPTPELNRYHTAVHYADSLVGSLLDSLRAQGLEQDTIVLVTGDHAEEFNDLKLNYWGHNGNFSDYQLQVPFVLHWPGQDSGRDLRVSSHEDWVPTLMRHGLGCENALADYSTGHDLLAAPAAGRSLVVESWSQRAVRHGDAIYVFDKFGNATALDARYRPLPQQTPDAAGIRAAWEALTRFRNR, from the coding sequence ATGGACGCCGCTTTCCTCGACGCCCCCACTTATGTCGCTTCTGGACCTGCCCGGCGCTGGCGCCGGCTGGCCTGGTGGTCCCTGTTCATCGCCGCCAACGCCCTGCTGGCCGCGCTCATCGCGCTGGGCAACGTACCACTGCGCGACAACCCCGGCGGCGCCCTCGGCCTGGCCTATCTGGCGGTCGCGCTGCCCGGGCACCTGCTGGCCTTCGGCGCGTTGGCCGGCCTGCTGCCGCTGGCCATCGGGCTGTGGCCGCGCAGCGCGCGCGCCCTGAGCATCTCGGCCGTGGTCTGCCAGGGCCTGTGGCTGTGCCTGCTGCTGGTCGACGCCAAGGTCTTCGCGCTGTATCGCTTCCACCTCAACGCCATGGTCGCCAACATGGTGTTCGGCGGTGCCCTGCACGACCAGGTCAGCCTGTCCTGGAAGACATGGCTGCAGGCCGTCGCGATGGTATCGGCGATCTTTGCCGCCGAGGGCCTGCTGGCCTGGGCCTGCTGGAAGCTGCTGCCGACCGCACCGCAGCGCCGGCGCGTGCTGCAGGCCTGGGCGGTGGTCGCCCTGCTGATGGGCGGCGGCCAGGTCGCCACCGCCTACTACGACGCGCTGGGCGAGCGCGCCGTGATCAGCCAATGGAACTACCTGCCCTGGGCACAGCCGATCACCGCCAAGAGCGCGATGCGCAGGATCGGCGTGGTCAGCCAGCAACAGGCGGGCCTGCCCGACCCGCGCCATGCCCAGCTCAATTACCCGCTGCAGCCCCTGCGCTGCCAGAGTGGCACGCGCCCGAACGTGCTGATGGTGGTGCTGGAATCACTGCGCCATGACGTGCTGACGCCGCAGTTCATGCCGAACACTTCGGCCCTGGCACAGACCTCACGCGTCTACGCGCACCACTTCAGTACCGGCAATGCCACCCGCTATGGCCTGTTCGGCCTGCTGTACGGCCTGCCCGGCGGCTACTGGCCCAGCATGCTCGACGAGCAGCGCGGCTCGCAGCTGTTCAAGGTGCTGCAGCAACAGGGCTACGACCTGCACCTGTATGGCAGCGCCCCGCTGTACAGCCCCGAGTTCGACCGCACGGCCTTCGCCGACGTCCGCGACCAGCTGCACCAGGGGCCGCCCGCGCTGGGCTCCGATGGCCGCGACCGCGCCATCGTCGAGGCACTGCAGAAGGACATCGGCAGCAGCCAGGCTGCGCAGCGCCCGTGGTTCGGCTTCGTGTTCCTCGATTCCACCCATGCGCCCTATCACATGCCGGACGGCTACCCGCCGACGGCGACGCCGATGGCGTCCGACATCGACTTCCTCAAGTTCGGGCCGGAGCACGACCCGACACCCGAACTGAACCGTTACCACACGGCCGTGCACTACGCCGACAGCCTGGTCGGATCGCTGCTCGACAGTCTCCGTGCGCAGGGCCTGGAGCAGGACACGATCGTGCTGGTGACCGGCGACCACGCCGAGGAATTCAACGATCTCAAGCTCAACTACTGGGGCCACAACGGCAACTTCTCCGACTACCAGCTGCAGGTGCCGTTCGTGCTGCACTGGCCCGGCCAGGACAGTGGCCGCGACCTGCGCGTCAGTTCGCATGAGGACTGGGTACCGACGTTGATGCGCCATGGGCTGGGCTGCGAGAACGCGCTGGCCGACTACAGCACCGGACACGACCTGCTGGCCGCACCGGCCGCCGGGCGATCGCTGGTGGTGGAGAGCTGGTCGCAGCGCGCGGTCCGTCATGGCGACGCGATCTATGTGTTCGACAAGTTCGGCAACGCCACCGCGCTGGATGCGCGCTATCGGCCGCTGCCGCAACAGACCCCCGACGCCGCCGGCATCCGCGCGGCCTGGGAAGCGCTGACGCGCTTCCGCAACCGCTGA
- the nuoE gene encoding NADH-quinone oxidoreductase subunit NuoE → MKATGNFEAARDVDPMVVLSDKTRAHIDHWLSKFPPDRKRSAVLQGLHAAQEQNQGWLTDELIAGVAKYLDLPPVWAYEVASFYSMFETEKVGRHNVAFCTNISCWLNGAEDLVAHAEKKLGCKTGQSTADGRVYLKREEECLAGCAGAPMMVINGHYHERLTVEKVDELLDGLE, encoded by the coding sequence ATGAAGGCGACAGGTAATTTCGAGGCGGCGCGCGACGTCGACCCGATGGTGGTGTTGAGCGACAAGACCCGTGCTCACATCGATCACTGGCTGTCCAAGTTCCCGCCGGACCGCAAGCGCTCTGCCGTGCTGCAGGGCCTGCATGCGGCCCAGGAGCAGAACCAGGGCTGGCTGACCGACGAACTGATCGCCGGCGTGGCCAAGTACCTGGACCTGCCGCCGGTGTGGGCCTACGAGGTCGCCAGCTTCTACTCGATGTTCGAGACCGAGAAGGTGGGCCGCCACAACGTGGCCTTCTGCACCAACATCAGCTGCTGGCTGAACGGTGCCGAGGACCTGGTCGCGCACGCCGAGAAGAAGCTCGGCTGCAAGACCGGGCAGTCCACCGCCGACGGCCGCGTCTACCTCAAGCGCGAAGAAGAGTGCCTGGCCGGCTGCGCCGGTGCGCCGATGATGGTCATCAACGGCCATTACCATGAGCGCCTGACCGTCGAGAAGGTCGACGAGCTGCTGGACGGGTTGGAGTAA
- a CDS encoding isopenicillin N synthase family dioxygenase: MSQIPTLDITRFDSDREAFVAELGAAYRQWGFAGIRNHGIPQADIDAAYDVFKAFFALPDETKRKYHVAGSGGARGYTPFGVETAKGSKHFDLKEFWHIGREIADDSKYREVMAPNLWPTEVEGFRERGYGLYQALDNLGSRVLSALALHIGLPEDFFADKTNFGNSILRPIHYPPITTDDIPNVRAGAHGDINFITLLVGASAAGLEVQSHEGEWVPFTSDADTIVVNIGDMLQRLTNHVYPSTIHRVVNPPGELARQPRYSVPFFLHPNPDFLIDVLPSCITADNPSRYPEPITAHGFLEERLREIKLK, translated from the coding sequence GTGAGCCAGATCCCCACCCTCGACATCACCCGTTTCGACAGCGACCGCGAGGCCTTCGTGGCCGAGCTGGGCGCGGCTTACCGCCAATGGGGATTCGCGGGCATCCGCAACCACGGCATCCCGCAGGCCGACATCGACGCGGCCTACGACGTCTTCAAGGCGTTCTTCGCATTGCCGGATGAGACCAAGCGCAAGTACCACGTGGCCGGCAGCGGCGGCGCCCGCGGCTATACCCCGTTCGGCGTGGAAACCGCCAAGGGCTCCAAGCACTTCGACCTGAAGGAGTTCTGGCACATCGGTCGCGAGATCGCCGATGACTCCAAGTACCGCGAGGTGATGGCGCCGAACCTGTGGCCGACCGAGGTCGAGGGTTTCCGTGAGCGCGGTTACGGCCTGTACCAGGCGCTGGACAACCTGGGATCGCGCGTGCTGTCCGCGCTGGCCCTGCACATCGGCCTGCCGGAAGACTTCTTCGCCGACAAGACCAACTTCGGCAACTCGATCCTGCGTCCGATCCATTACCCGCCGATCACCACCGACGACATCCCGAACGTGCGTGCCGGCGCCCATGGCGACATCAATTTCATCACCCTGCTGGTCGGCGCCAGCGCGGCGGGCCTGGAAGTGCAGTCGCATGAAGGCGAGTGGGTGCCATTCACCTCCGATGCCGACACCATCGTGGTCAACATCGGCGACATGCTGCAGCGCCTGACCAACCACGTGTACCCGTCGACCATCCACCGCGTGGTCAATCCTCCGGGCGAGCTGGCCCGCCAGCCGCGCTACTCGGTGCCGTTCTTCCTGCACCCGAACCCGGACTTCCTGATCGACGTGCTGCCCTCGTGCATCACCGCCGACAACCCCAGCCGGTACCCCGAGCCGATCACCGCCCACGGGTTCCTCGAAGAACGCCTGCGCGAGATCAAGTTGAAGTAA
- a CDS encoding glycosyltransferase family 4 protein, producing the protein MNRPLRILHTKAAKGMGGQEVYIFRHMQVMRARGHDVALLCQPEARLAALARDDGFTVHTLRMGGMARMLRGIWSVARLVRRERYDVVNTTSRRDALIAAAGARLGGTPLVVRSRHLMSPVNSLLTYTGLPHRVITVSRFVKQLLAERGVPGERIGIVPPIAVPPRWSDVRKDDPWQCLQSVRAEVRAELGFGDQDVVVGCVAVLREPKGHADLLTAIAPLCKANPRLHLVVVGDGKPVMERLLAMRDAHGLQQQVHLLGYRDGACRLMAGFDIFALASHKEAAGTVFLEAAYVGVPIVATRVGGVPEMVVEGSNAILTRLGDNAALTGALRLLVDDPQRRQLMGRAGWDWMRNAHCFSPAGHGETTEYYYHQWLKELGHG; encoded by the coding sequence ATGAACCGCCCGTTGCGCATCCTGCACACCAAAGCCGCCAAAGGCATGGGTGGGCAGGAGGTCTACATCTTCCGCCACATGCAGGTCATGCGTGCGCGTGGCCATGATGTCGCGCTGCTGTGCCAGCCCGAGGCCCGCCTGGCTGCACTTGCGCGCGATGATGGCTTCACCGTGCACACGCTGCGCATGGGCGGCATGGCGCGGATGCTGCGTGGCATCTGGTCGGTCGCGCGGCTGGTCCGCCGCGAGCGCTACGACGTGGTGAACACCACCAGCCGGCGCGACGCGCTGATTGCCGCCGCGGGTGCACGCCTGGGCGGCACGCCGCTGGTGGTGCGCTCACGGCATCTGATGAGCCCGGTCAATTCGCTGCTGACCTATACCGGCCTTCCGCACCGGGTCATCACCGTGAGCCGCTTCGTCAAGCAGCTGCTGGCCGAGCGTGGCGTGCCGGGCGAGCGCATCGGCATCGTGCCGCCGATCGCGGTGCCGCCGCGCTGGAGCGACGTGCGCAAGGACGATCCGTGGCAGTGCCTGCAGAGCGTGCGTGCCGAGGTGCGCGCCGAGCTGGGGTTCGGCGACCAGGACGTGGTGGTGGGATGCGTGGCGGTGCTGCGCGAACCCAAGGGCCATGCCGATCTGCTGACCGCGATCGCGCCACTGTGCAAGGCCAACCCGCGCCTGCACCTGGTGGTGGTCGGCGACGGCAAGCCGGTCATGGAGCGCCTGCTGGCGATGCGCGACGCGCACGGCCTGCAGCAGCAGGTCCACCTGCTGGGTTATCGCGACGGTGCCTGCCGGCTGATGGCCGGATTCGACATCTTCGCCCTGGCCTCGCACAAGGAGGCCGCCGGCACCGTGTTCCTGGAAGCGGCCTATGTCGGCGTGCCGATCGTGGCCACGCGGGTCGGCGGCGTTCCGGAAATGGTGGTGGAAGGCAGCAATGCCATCCTCACCCGGCTGGGCGACAATGCGGCCTTGACCGGTGCGCTTCGCCTGCTGGTGGACGACCCGCAGCGGCGCCAGCTGATGGGCCGCGCGGGCTGGGACTGGATGCGCAACGCGCACTGCTTCAGCCCGGCCGGCCATGGCGAAACCACCGAATACTATTACCACCAGTGGCTGAAGGAGCTGGGTCATGGCTAA
- the secG gene encoding preprotein translocase subunit SecG, which produces MLMLILNVVYVLVAVAMIALILMQRGSGAAAGSGFGAGASGTVFGARGASNFLSKSTKWLAVVFFGISLFMAWYAGHGSRPAADQDLGLMSAPAASAPAAPAGELPAVPKADAVPAAPVPAATVPAKAESSVSGEEKPSEGSQKD; this is translated from the coding sequence ATGCTGATGTTGATCCTCAATGTCGTCTACGTGCTGGTTGCCGTAGCCATGATCGCGCTGATCCTGATGCAGCGTGGCTCGGGCGCGGCGGCAGGCTCGGGCTTTGGCGCTGGCGCCTCGGGGACCGTGTTCGGCGCGCGCGGCGCGTCCAACTTCCTGTCCAAGTCGACCAAGTGGCTGGCCGTGGTGTTCTTCGGCATCAGCCTCTTCATGGCCTGGTATGCCGGTCATGGCAGCCGTCCGGCCGCCGACCAGGACCTGGGTCTGATGTCCGCCCCGGCGGCCAGCGCCCCGGCCGCTCCGGCGGGCGAATTGCCGGCCGTTCCGAAGGCCGATGCGGTCCCGGCTGCCCCGGTTCCGGCCGCGACTGTGCCGGCCAAGGCGGAATCTTCGGTTTCTGGTGAAGAAAAGCCGTCGGAAGGCTCCCAGAAAGACTGA
- a CDS encoding NuoB/complex I 20 kDa subunit family protein: MGVIQTLDGLMTNPVPEGRVDDILRPEGDNPLLEKGFVTTSVDALLNWARTGSMWPMTFGLACCAVEMMHAGAARLDLDRYGVVFRPSPRQSDVMIVAGTLVNKMAPALRKVYDQMPDPKWVISMGSCANGGGYYHYSYSVVRGCDRVVPVDVYVPGCPPTAEALVYGILQLQKKIWRTQTIAR; the protein is encoded by the coding sequence ATGGGAGTGATTCAGACTCTCGATGGCCTGATGACCAATCCTGTCCCGGAAGGGCGGGTTGATGACATCCTGCGGCCGGAAGGCGACAACCCCTTGCTGGAAAAGGGTTTTGTCACCACCAGCGTCGACGCCCTGCTGAACTGGGCGCGCACCGGCTCGATGTGGCCGATGACCTTCGGCCTGGCCTGCTGTGCGGTGGAAATGATGCATGCGGGCGCGGCCCGTCTGGATCTGGACCGTTACGGCGTGGTGTTCCGCCCGTCGCCGCGTCAGTCCGACGTGATGATCGTGGCCGGTACCCTGGTCAACAAAATGGCCCCGGCGCTGCGCAAGGTCTATGACCAGATGCCCGACCCGAAGTGGGTGATCTCCATGGGCAGCTGCGCCAATGGCGGTGGTTATTACCACTACTCCTATTCTGTGGTGCGCGGCTGTGATCGCGTGGTGCCGGTGGACGTCTACGTCCCGGGCTGCCCGCCGACCGCCGAGGCGCTGGTGTACGGGATCCTGCAGCTGCAGAAGAAGATCTGGCGTACACAGACCATCGCCCGCTGA
- a CDS encoding NADH-quinone oxidoreductase subunit C, translating into MAEQASFIDRLSARFAAAKVIVVEPRGEVTLEVPAAEWHATALALRDEFGFEQAVDLCGVDYLGYGSDEWDTADVSSQGFSRGVEGKAQGRFAWGEFPSEESADGARPQHMPTQRFAVVAQLRSYQHNLMMHLRCFAPDEALPVVSSLTGIWPGLNWFEREAFDLYGVIFEGHPDLRRILTDYGFVGHPFRKDFPLIGNVEVRYDEEKKRVIYEPVTSVEPRVGVPRVIRDDARLQTAAGERAQEAVK; encoded by the coding sequence ATGGCAGAGCAAGCATCCTTCATCGACCGACTTTCCGCACGTTTCGCTGCTGCGAAGGTCATCGTGGTCGAACCCCGCGGCGAAGTGACGCTGGAAGTGCCTGCCGCCGAGTGGCACGCCACCGCCCTGGCGCTGCGTGACGAGTTTGGTTTCGAACAGGCCGTGGATCTCTGCGGTGTCGACTACCTGGGCTACGGCTCGGACGAGTGGGACACCGCCGATGTTTCCTCGCAGGGCTTCAGCCGTGGTGTCGAAGGCAAGGCCCAGGGCCGCTTCGCCTGGGGTGAATTCCCCAGCGAAGAGAGTGCTGACGGTGCCCGTCCGCAGCACATGCCGACCCAGCGTTTCGCCGTGGTCGCCCAGCTGCGTTCGTACCAGCACAACCTGATGATGCACCTGCGCTGCTTCGCCCCTGACGAAGCGCTGCCGGTGGTGTCTTCGCTGACCGGCATCTGGCCGGGCCTGAACTGGTTCGAGCGCGAAGCATTCGACCTGTACGGCGTGATCTTCGAGGGCCACCCGGACCTGCGCCGGATCCTGACCGACTACGGTTTCGTGGGTCATCCGTTCCGCAAGGACTTCCCGCTGATCGGCAACGTCGAAGTCCGCTACGACGAAGAAAAGAAGCGCGTCATCTACGAACCGGTCACCTCGGTGGAGCCGCGTGTCGGCGTGCCGCGCGTGATCCGTGACGACGCCCGCCTGCAGACCGCTGCCGGCGAGCGCGCGCAGGAGGCAGTGAAGTGA
- a CDS encoding NADH-quinone oxidoreductase subunit D, with translation MNFGPQHPAAHGVLRLILEMDGETIMRADPHVGLLHRGTEKLAESKPFNQSIGYMDRLDYVSMMCNEHAYVRAIETLMGIEAPERAQYIRTMYDEITRILNHLMWLGSNALDLGAMAVMLYAFREREELMDCYEAVSGARMHAAYYRPGGVYRDLPDQMPKYKESRWHKGKALKNLNAAREGSLLDFLENFTVEFPKRVDEYETLLTDNRIWKQRTVGIGVVTPELAHQWGMTGVMLRGSGIAWDLRKKRPYAKYDAVDFDIPLGKEGDCYDRYLCRVAEMRESNRIIKQCVAWLKANPGPVMVKNFKVAPPKREDMKDDMEALIHHFKLFSEGYCVPAGETYAAVEAPKGEFGCYLVSDGANKPFRVHLRAPGFAHLSSIDSIVRGHMLADVVAMIGTYDLVFGEVDR, from the coding sequence ATGAACTTCGGCCCGCAGCATCCGGCCGCGCATGGCGTGCTGCGCCTGATCCTGGAAATGGACGGCGAGACCATCATGCGTGCCGATCCGCACGTGGGTCTGCTGCACCGTGGTACCGAGAAGCTGGCCGAGTCCAAGCCGTTCAACCAGTCGATCGGCTACATGGATCGCCTGGACTACGTGTCGATGATGTGCAACGAGCACGCCTACGTGCGCGCGATCGAGACCCTGATGGGCATCGAGGCGCCGGAGCGTGCGCAGTACATCCGCACGATGTACGACGAGATCACCCGCATCCTGAACCACCTGATGTGGCTGGGTTCCAACGCGCTCGATCTGGGTGCGATGGCGGTGATGCTGTACGCCTTCCGCGAGCGCGAAGAGCTGATGGACTGCTACGAAGCGGTCTCCGGCGCGCGCATGCATGCGGCGTACTACCGTCCGGGCGGCGTCTACCGCGATCTGCCGGATCAGATGCCGAAGTACAAGGAATCGCGCTGGCACAAGGGCAAGGCCCTGAAGAACCTCAACGCTGCGCGCGAGGGTTCGCTGCTGGACTTCCTGGAGAACTTCACCGTCGAGTTCCCCAAGCGCGTCGACGAGTACGAAACGCTGCTGACCGACAACCGCATCTGGAAGCAGCGTACCGTGGGTATCGGCGTGGTCACCCCGGAGCTGGCCCACCAGTGGGGCATGACCGGCGTGATGCTGCGCGGCTCGGGCATCGCCTGGGATCTGCGCAAGAAGCGTCCGTATGCCAAGTACGATGCCGTCGATTTCGACATCCCGCTGGGCAAGGAGGGCGACTGCTACGATCGCTACCTGTGCCGCGTGGCCGAAATGCGCGAGTCCAACCGCATCATCAAGCAGTGCGTGGCGTGGCTGAAGGCCAACCCCGGCCCGGTCATGGTCAAGAACTTCAAGGTCGCTCCGCCCAAGCGCGAGGACATGAAGGACGACATGGAAGCGCTGATCCACCACTTCAAGCTGTTCAGCGAAGGCTACTGCGTGCCGGCCGGCGAGACCTACGCAGCGGTTGAAGCGCCCAAGGGCGAGTTCGGCTGCTACCTGGTGTCCGACGGTGCCAACAAGCCGTTCCGCGTGCACCTGCGCGCACCGGGCTTCGCCCACCTGTCCTCGATCGATTCGATCGTGCGCGGCCACATGCTGGCCGACGTGGTGGCGATGATCGGTACCTACGATCTGGTGTTCGGCGAGGTTGACCGGTAA